One genomic segment of Mesotoga infera includes these proteins:
- a CDS encoding HAMP domain-containing protein has translation MSSIRRKLFLQILLVILFIISALWLANTFMLEPYYMKTKKDQLIRARNSINSFGVSDYGEKVDFLVDMGNELNAMILIFNASGDPVYTTHLIPQEPGGSIPVIDARRVPPSRNPLETLYSETIDSGTKIELSIDRMGEQRFLSLKSKLDNGFSIHMSIPVSSIESSVSVVNGFLMVVALISSVLALVIAFIISRKFTGSILHMNRITKKMKDLDFSERCEIDSRDEFGQLAGSIDDLSESLDSTLKELGEKNEALKKEIEHKKVVEEMRKQFITNVSHELKTPLSLIQGYAEGLEMNVASGEEKRAFYCSVIREETERMGRLVKDLLDLSMMETGNFALYKREFCIDELIRKVTGKFEKVLTENGIELVYVEGEKTVVYADSFRTEQILTNYLDNAMHHVDERKEIRVRKDVQGNSVIVRVFNSGQNIPGKESEKIWTSFYRADNARTREEERYGIGLSIVKAICDLDGKSHGFDNLPDGVEFFFELQRAETLAI, from the coding sequence GTGAGTTCAATACGAAGAAAGCTTTTCTTGCAGATTCTTCTGGTAATACTCTTCATCATCTCGGCCCTGTGGCTCGCAAATACCTTCATGCTGGAGCCGTACTATATGAAGACGAAGAAGGATCAGCTTATCAGGGCCAGGAATTCCATCAATTCCTTTGGAGTGTCGGACTACGGGGAAAAAGTCGATTTCCTTGTCGACATGGGTAACGAACTGAACGCTATGATACTAATTTTCAACGCTTCGGGTGACCCGGTCTATACAACACACCTTATTCCACAGGAGCCCGGCGGTTCAATCCCCGTAATCGACGCAAGAAGAGTACCTCCCTCCCGTAACCCTCTCGAAACACTATACAGCGAAACAATCGATTCCGGCACAAAGATCGAGCTCTCTATAGACAGAATGGGAGAACAGAGGTTTCTCAGCCTGAAATCTAAACTGGACAATGGCTTTTCCATTCATATGAGCATTCCCGTGTCTTCCATAGAAAGCAGTGTATCGGTTGTGAATGGCTTTCTGATGGTAGTCGCCCTCATATCTTCAGTATTGGCTCTGGTAATAGCTTTCATTATTTCAAGGAAGTTTACCGGCTCGATCCTCCATATGAACAGAATCACAAAGAAGATGAAGGATCTCGATTTCTCTGAAAGGTGTGAAATAGATTCCAGAGACGAGTTCGGGCAGCTTGCGGGGAGCATAGACGATCTTTCGGAATCTCTCGATTCGACCCTAAAAGAACTCGGCGAGAAGAACGAAGCGCTCAAGAAGGAGATAGAACACAAAAAAGTGGTCGAAGAAATGAGGAAGCAGTTCATCACGAACGTCTCGCACGAACTGAAGACACCACTCTCGCTTATTCAGGGATACGCTGAAGGATTGGAAATGAACGTCGCTTCGGGCGAAGAAAAGCGAGCTTTCTACTGCTCGGTGATCAGGGAAGAGACGGAAAGGATGGGAAGACTCGTGAAGGATCTCCTCGATCTCTCGATGATGGAAACCGGTAATTTTGCGCTCTACAAGAGAGAGTTTTGCATCGATGAGCTGATAAGAAAGGTGACGGGAAAGTTCGAAAAGGTCCTTACGGAAAATGGAATCGAGTTAGTGTATGTCGAGGGTGAAAAAACGGTTGTCTATGCCGATTCTTTCCGGACGGAACAGATACTCACCAACTACCTGGACAACGCCATGCACCATGTTGATGAGAGAAAGGAAATTCGTGTTCGAAAAGATGTTCAAGGCAATTCCGTGATTGTGCGGGTGTTCAATTCGGGCCAGAACATACCCGGGAAAGAGAGCGAGAAGATCTGGACAAGCTTCTACAGAGCCGACAATGCCAGAACAAGGGAAGAGGAGAGATACGGCATAGGGCTCTCGATAGTAAAAGCCATTTGCGATCTGGATGGTAAGAGCCACGGATTTGACAATCTTCCCG